Proteins from a genomic interval of Pseudomonas silesiensis:
- the gcvH gene encoding glycine cleavage system protein GcvH, producing MSELRFTEDHEWLRTEADGSVTVGITAFAQNALGDVVFVQLPELQSYAKGAEAATVESVKAASGVYMPLDGEVLEVNPALDSSPELVNEDPLGEGWFFRFKPTDASAVGQLLDQDAYDRLIIAAEA from the coding sequence ATGAGCGAATTGCGTTTTACTGAAGATCACGAATGGCTGCGCACCGAAGCTGACGGTAGCGTCACAGTTGGCATCACCGCTTTCGCACAGAACGCCCTGGGCGACGTGGTTTTCGTACAACTGCCTGAGCTGCAGTCCTACGCCAAAGGCGCTGAAGCCGCCACCGTGGAATCGGTGAAAGCCGCCAGCGGTGTGTACATGCCACTCGACGGTGAAGTGTTGGAAGTGAACCCGGCACTCGACAGCAGCCCGGAACTGGTCAACGAAGATCCCCTGGGCGAAGGCTGGTTCTTCCGCTTCAAGCCAACCGACGCCTCGGCTGTCGGCCAACTGCTGGATCAAGACGCCTACGACCGCCTGATCATAGCCGCCGAAGCCTGA
- a CDS encoding sigma-54-dependent transcriptional regulator has product MRIHVSFIDRVGITQEVLALLGGRNLNLDAVEMVPPNVYIDAPTLSPQVLEELRDALFNVRGVQAVTVVDILPGQRRHLQLDALLAAMTDPVLALDSAGKVLLANPALIALYGREPAGESVADLFADAALLDALLENGFRLPLREVTVNGQTLLLDATPITDAGALLTLYQPNRIGERLSALHHDHAEGFDALLGESPTIRTLKARAQRVAALDAPLLIQGETGTGKELVARACHAISARYSSPFLALNCAALPENLAESELFGYAPGAFTGAQRGGKPGLMELANQGTVFLDEIGEMSPYLQAKLLRFLNDGSFRRVGGDREVKVNVRILSATHRDLEKMVSEGSFREDLFYRLNVLNVEVPPLRERGQDILLLARYFMQQACAQIQRPVCRLAPGTYPALLGNRWPGNVRQLQNVIFRAAAICESSVVDIGDLDIAGTSVARQSDSEVDSLEQAMEEFEKTLLEKLYVSYPSTRQLASRLQTSHTAIAHRLRKYGIPNKP; this is encoded by the coding sequence ATGCGTATCCACGTCAGCTTTATCGACCGCGTCGGCATTACCCAGGAAGTCCTGGCCTTGCTCGGCGGGCGCAATCTCAACCTGGATGCGGTGGAAATGGTGCCGCCCAACGTCTACATCGATGCCCCGACCCTGAGCCCGCAAGTTCTCGAAGAGCTGCGCGATGCCTTGTTCAATGTACGTGGCGTGCAAGCGGTGACGGTGGTCGACATCCTACCCGGGCAGCGTCGGCATTTGCAGCTCGATGCATTGCTTGCGGCAATGACCGACCCGGTGCTGGCGCTGGACAGCGCCGGCAAGGTGCTGCTGGCCAACCCGGCGTTGATCGCCCTGTACGGTCGGGAACCGGCCGGTGAAAGCGTCGCCGACCTGTTCGCCGACGCGGCACTGCTGGATGCCTTGCTGGAAAACGGCTTTCGTTTGCCGCTGCGCGAGGTCACTGTCAACGGCCAGACCCTGTTGCTGGACGCCACCCCCATCACCGACGCCGGCGCCCTGCTCACGCTGTATCAACCGAACCGCATCGGCGAACGCCTCTCGGCGCTGCACCACGACCATGCCGAGGGCTTCGATGCGTTGCTGGGCGAGTCGCCGACGATTCGCACGCTCAAGGCCCGCGCCCAACGGGTCGCGGCGCTCGATGCGCCCTTGTTGATCCAGGGCGAAACCGGCACCGGCAAAGAACTGGTGGCCCGTGCCTGTCACGCCATCAGTGCCCGGTACAGTTCACCGTTCCTGGCGCTGAACTGCGCGGCATTGCCGGAGAACCTCGCCGAAAGCGAGCTGTTCGGCTACGCCCCCGGCGCGTTCACCGGCGCGCAGCGGGGCGGCAAGCCGGGGCTGATGGAGCTGGCCAACCAGGGCACGGTATTTCTCGATGAGATCGGCGAGATGTCACCTTACTTGCAGGCGAAACTATTGCGCTTCCTCAATGACGGCAGCTTCCGCCGTGTGGGGGGTGATCGTGAGGTCAAGGTCAACGTGCGGATTCTCAGCGCGACCCATCGGGACCTGGAAAAGATGGTCAGCGAAGGTTCCTTCCGCGAAGATCTGTTCTATCGCCTCAACGTCCTGAACGTCGAAGTCCCGCCGCTACGCGAACGCGGCCAGGACATCCTGCTGCTGGCGCGCTATTTCATGCAGCAGGCCTGCGCGCAGATCCAGCGCCCGGTCTGTCGCCTGGCGCCGGGCACCTACCCGGCACTGCTGGGTAACCGCTGGCCGGGCAATGTGCGGCAACTGCAGAACGTGATTTTCCGCGCCGCAGCGATTTGCGAAAGCAGTGTGGTGGACATTGGCGACCTCGACATTGCCGGCACCTCCGTGGCGCGTCAGAGCGACAGTGAAGTCGATAGCCTCGAGCAAGCCATGGAAGAGTTCGAGAAGACGCTGCTGGAAAAACTCTACGTCAGTTATCCCTCGACTCGGCAGCTGGCCAGCCGTCTGCAGACGTCCCACACCGCGATTGCCCATCGGTTGCGCAAGTACGGGATTCCCAACAAGCCGTAA